One genomic segment of Mycobacteriales bacterium includes these proteins:
- a CDS encoding SigE family RNA polymerase sigma factor encodes MDEPSAAAFDELVRAASPRLLRTCYLLTGDAGLAEDLLQTALAKTYLKWDKVRDRGAGEAYVRAVAVNTATKWWRRKWRGEVSTEVLPDRAGTDPYAAADERAVLRRALLSLPPAQRAVVVLRFFDDLGEQEVADVLGVGVGTVKSRTSRALAKLRTDPVVTALLDDEVLTEPEGSPA; translated from the coding sequence ATGGACGAGCCCAGCGCGGCGGCGTTCGACGAGCTGGTGCGCGCCGCGTCGCCCCGGCTGCTGCGGACCTGCTACCTGCTGACCGGCGACGCCGGGCTGGCGGAGGACCTGCTCCAGACGGCGCTGGCGAAGACGTACCTCAAGTGGGACAAGGTCCGCGACCGCGGCGCCGGCGAGGCGTACGTCCGCGCCGTCGCCGTCAACACCGCCACCAAGTGGTGGCGGCGCAAGTGGCGCGGCGAGGTCTCCACCGAGGTGCTGCCGGACCGCGCGGGCACCGACCCGTACGCCGCCGCCGACGAACGCGCCGTGCTCCGCCGCGCGCTGCTCTCCCTGCCCCCGGCGCAGCGCGCGGTGGTCGTCCTGCGGTTCTTCGACGACCTCGGCGAGCAGGAGGTCGCCGACGTCCTCGGCGTCGGCGTCGGCACCGTGAAGAGCCGCACCTCCCGCGCGCTGGCCAAGCTGCGCACCGACCCGGTCGTCACGGCGCTGCTGGACGACGAGGTGCTCACCGAGCCCGAGGGGAGCCCGGCATGA
- a CDS encoding aldehyde dehydrogenase family protein, translating to MREFRMLIDGELAGAADGATFESIDPSTGEVACVVPDAGVADVERAIAAARRAFDGSDWATQGRTSRVKVVREFVEGITERLPEFIEYEVADAGHTSRLANLFTVPLAVEHSRQAIELYEQRRDVEPLPQITTPALSANHVRREPVGVCSLISPFNFPILIAMWKVAPALVTGCTAVLKPSPLAPATALLLAEVAAERLPKGVLNVVTPSGIGPAEVLTTSPLVDKVSFTGSTDTGRRIMRGAAETLKDLTLELGGKGPAIFLEDADLDAAVPGALFGFLMHQGQACESTTRLLVPRSRYDEVLERLKTTAERLVVGPADDFGSDLGPLISAGQLDRVQRYVKLGLDQGARLVTGGERIEIGGGFFHQPTIFADATNDMAIAQEEIFGPVLTVIPYATEGEAVAIANDTVYGLAASVWSRDVPRAVSVANRVRAGTVWVNDVHLLNGYAPFGGYKQSGVGRELGPQVLDGYLETKHVHVDLSPSIGQKYWYGTIGVD from the coding sequence ATGCGCGAGTTCCGGATGCTCATCGACGGCGAGCTGGCCGGCGCGGCCGACGGCGCGACGTTCGAGTCGATCGACCCGTCGACCGGCGAGGTCGCCTGCGTGGTGCCGGACGCCGGGGTCGCCGACGTCGAACGCGCGATCGCGGCGGCGCGGCGGGCGTTCGACGGCAGCGACTGGGCGACGCAGGGCCGCACCAGCCGGGTCAAGGTGGTGCGGGAGTTCGTGGAGGGGATCACCGAACGCCTCCCCGAGTTCATCGAGTACGAGGTCGCCGACGCCGGGCACACCAGCCGGCTGGCGAACCTGTTCACGGTGCCGCTCGCGGTCGAGCACAGCCGCCAGGCGATCGAGCTGTACGAGCAGCGCCGCGACGTGGAGCCGCTGCCGCAGATCACGACGCCCGCCCTGTCGGCCAACCACGTGCGCCGCGAGCCGGTCGGCGTCTGCTCGCTGATCAGCCCGTTCAACTTCCCGATCCTCATCGCGATGTGGAAGGTGGCGCCGGCGCTGGTCACCGGCTGCACGGCGGTGCTGAAGCCGAGCCCGCTGGCGCCGGCGACGGCGTTGCTGCTGGCCGAGGTCGCGGCGGAGCGGCTGCCGAAGGGCGTCCTCAACGTCGTCACCCCGAGCGGCATCGGCCCCGCGGAGGTGCTGACGACCAGCCCGCTCGTGGACAAGGTGTCGTTCACCGGGTCGACGGACACCGGGCGGCGGATCATGCGCGGCGCGGCGGAGACGTTGAAGGACCTGACGCTGGAGCTCGGCGGCAAGGGGCCGGCGATCTTCCTGGAGGACGCGGACCTGGACGCGGCGGTGCCGGGGGCGCTGTTCGGGTTCCTCATGCACCAGGGGCAGGCGTGCGAGTCGACGACCCGGCTGCTGGTGCCGCGGTCGCGCTACGACGAGGTGCTGGAGCGGTTGAAGACCACCGCCGAACGTCTCGTGGTCGGCCCGGCCGACGACTTCGGCAGCGACCTGGGGCCACTGATCAGCGCGGGCCAGCTCGACCGGGTGCAGCGCTACGTCAAGCTCGGCCTGGACCAGGGCGCCCGTCTGGTGACCGGCGGCGAGCGCATCGAGATCGGCGGCGGGTTCTTCCACCAGCCGACGATCTTCGCCGACGCCACCAACGACATGGCGATCGCGCAGGAGGAGATCTTCGGGCCGGTCCTCACCGTGATCCCGTACGCGACCGAGGGCGAGGCCGTGGCCATCGCCAACGACACCGTCTACGGCCTGGCGGCGAGCGTCTGGTCGCGCGACGTGCCGCGCGCGGTGAGCGTCGCCAACCGGGTCCGCGCCGGGACCGTCTGGGTCAACGACGTGCACCTGCTCAACGGCTACGCGCCGTTCGGCGGCTACAAGCAGTCCGGCGTCGGGCGCGAGCTCGGCCCCCAGGTCCTGGACGGGTACCTGGAGACCAAGCACGTGCACGTCGACCTGTCGCCGTCGATCGGCCAGAAGTACTGGTACGGCACGATCGGCGTCGACTAG
- a CDS encoding plastocyanin/azurin family copper-binding protein: protein MRPGLRVARAVLALGGAAALVWPGAAAHAKTVGVQTTMDNTFQPAKVTIDRGDSVLWTNNGGLNHTVTSTSKNWSKNDSITIVGQSTSYEFDTAGTYTYQCNTHPATMKGTVVVRAPAKPKPPPTTATTRPPTPTRTTSAPPTTRPTTAPPSATPSPSVSSGTSVIPSGTVPPPASTTPPPPPVVVGEPTPSSTVYLGTGGLRPPPATGRGKGLPVMLALLLVGGVGSAEVRALLANAPE from the coding sequence ATGCGTCCCGGCCTGCGCGTCGCCCGCGCCGTCCTCGCCCTCGGCGGGGCGGCCGCGCTCGTGTGGCCGGGCGCGGCCGCGCACGCCAAGACGGTCGGCGTGCAGACGACGATGGACAACACGTTCCAGCCGGCGAAGGTCACCATCGACCGCGGCGACAGCGTGCTGTGGACCAACAACGGCGGCCTCAACCACACCGTCACCTCGACCAGCAAGAACTGGTCCAAGAACGACAGCATCACCATCGTCGGCCAGTCGACGTCCTACGAGTTCGACACGGCGGGGACGTACACGTACCAGTGCAACACCCACCCGGCGACGATGAAGGGCACCGTCGTCGTCCGCGCGCCCGCGAAGCCGAAGCCGCCGCCGACCACCGCCACCACGCGCCCGCCGACGCCGACCCGCACCACGAGCGCGCCGCCGACCACGCGCCCGACCACCGCGCCGCCCTCGGCGACGCCCAGCCCGTCCGTCTCCTCCGGGACGTCGGTGATCCCGAGTGGCACCGTGCCGCCGCCCGCGTCGACCACCCCGCCGCCGCCCCCGGTCGTCGTGGGCGAGCCGACGCCGAGCTCGACCGTGTACCTCGGCACCGGCGGGCTGCGCCCGCCGCCCGCCACCGGTCGCGGCAAGGGGCTCCCGGTCATGCTCGCGCTGCTGCTCGTCGGCGGCGTCGGCAGCGCCGAGGTCCGCGCCCTGCTCGCCAACGCGCCGGAGTAG
- the rpsF gene encoding 30S ribosomal protein S6, producing the protein MRHYELMVILNPDLEEKTVAPSLDAFLGVIRDGGGTVEKVDIWGRRRLSYEIDKRWEGIYAVVDLVADPATVKELDRQLNLSESVMRTKVLRPDMH; encoded by the coding sequence ATGCGTCACTACGAGCTCATGGTGATCCTCAACCCGGATCTCGAGGAGAAGACCGTCGCGCCCTCGCTCGACGCGTTCCTCGGTGTCATCCGCGACGGTGGCGGCACCGTCGAGAAGGTCGACATCTGGGGCCGTCGCCGGCTGTCGTACGAGATCGACAAGCGGTGGGAAGGCATCTACGCGGTCGTCGACCTGGTCGCCGACCCGGCCACGGTGAAGGAGCTGGACCGCCAGCTCAACCTCTCCGAGTCCGTCATGCGTACCAAGGTGCTCCGTCCCGACATGCACTAG
- a CDS encoding single-stranded DNA-binding protein, which produces MAGETTITIIGNLVDDPELRYTPNGAAVANFRVASTPRTFDKNTNEWKDGEALFLSCSIWRQAAENVAETLQRGMRVIVNGRLKQRSYETKEGEKRTVYEVEVEEIGPSLKYATAKVNRTTRSGAGGGGGGGGGFGGGPADDPWGSPAPARVGGGADEPPF; this is translated from the coding sequence ATGGCTGGCGAGACCACCATCACGATCATCGGCAACCTGGTCGACGACCCCGAGCTGCGGTACACGCCGAACGGCGCGGCCGTGGCGAACTTCCGCGTCGCGTCCACCCCCCGCACGTTCGACAAGAACACGAACGAGTGGAAGGACGGCGAGGCGCTGTTCCTCTCCTGCTCCATCTGGCGCCAGGCGGCCGAGAACGTCGCCGAGACCCTCCAGCGCGGCATGCGCGTCATCGTCAACGGCCGGCTCAAGCAGCGGTCGTACGAGACCAAGGAGGGCGAGAAGCGCACGGTGTACGAGGTGGAGGTCGAGGAGATCGGCCCGTCGCTCAAGTACGCGACCGCCAAGGTCAACCGCACCACCCGCTCCGGCGCCGGTGGTGGCGGTGGCGGTGGCGGTGGCTTCGGCGGCGGCCCGGCGGACGACCCGTGGGGCAGCCCGGCCCCGGCGCGGGTCGGCGGCGGCGCGGACGAGCCCCCGTTCTAA
- the rpsR gene encoding 30S ribosomal protein S18, which translates to MAKAPLRKPKKKVCVFCKDKIAYVDYKDTALLRKFISDRGKIRARRVSGNCSQHQRDVATAVKNSREMALLPYTSTAR; encoded by the coding sequence ATGGCCAAGGCACCACTGCGCAAGCCGAAGAAGAAGGTCTGCGTGTTCTGCAAGGACAAGATCGCCTACGTCGACTACAAGGACACGGCGCTGCTGCGGAAGTTCATCTCCGACCGCGGCAAGATCCGTGCCCGCCGCGTCAGCGGCAACTGCTCGCAGCACCAGCGCGACGTCGCCACGGCGGTCAAGAACAGCCGTGAGATGGCGCTGCTGCCGTACACGAGCACGGCGCGGTAG
- the rplI gene encoding 50S ribosomal protein L9, which yields MKLILKQEVAGLGGPGDVVEVADGYGRNFLLPQGKAIAATKGAEKQIAAIRRAREVREVRDLGAARDLATELGALTVTLTARAGDGGRLFGSVTTGDVVDAVSRAGGPKLDKRRIVIGSPIKALGTHTVTVKVHPEVDATVSLEVVAQK from the coding sequence ATGAAGCTCATCCTCAAGCAGGAGGTCGCCGGTCTCGGCGGCCCCGGCGACGTCGTCGAGGTCGCCGACGGCTACGGGCGGAACTTCCTCCTCCCGCAGGGCAAGGCGATCGCCGCCACCAAGGGCGCCGAGAAGCAGATCGCGGCGATCCGGCGGGCCCGCGAGGTGCGTGAGGTGCGCGACCTCGGCGCCGCCCGCGACCTCGCCACCGAGCTCGGCGCGCTCACCGTCACCCTCACCGCGCGCGCGGGCGACGGCGGCCGGCTCTTCGGCTCGGTCACCACGGGCGACGTCGTCGACGCGGTGTCCCGCGCCGGCGGACCGAAGCTCGACAAGCGGCGCATCGTGATCGGCTCGCCGATCAAGGCGCTCGGCACCCACACGGTCACCGTCAAGGTGCACCCGGAGGTCGACGCGACCGTCTCCCTCGAGGTCGTCGCGCAGAAGTAA